Proteins encoded in a region of the Neodiprion lecontei isolate iyNeoLeco1 chromosome 5, iyNeoLeco1.1, whole genome shotgun sequence genome:
- the LOC107220579 gene encoding glucose dehydrogenase [FAD, quinone]-like, with amino-acid sequence MTREGCHKLVVLEYPPQDGKVSTINVSREVVVSAGALKTPFILKHSGIGPKEELENFDITVVKDLPGVGENFHYHPTFPVSFTLNDLDEYDDSWAVAVEYLTFRIGPLSSTGLTQVVGVLSNNDTTDEWPNVQLKPAGYQSGCAPGEIDALKSSGKRSVSISVGRQHPGSRGNITLRSSNVTDKPVFSGNFLGEQEDVDGLVSGVNLALKLAETEALKAWNLTLSTTTLSGCADYHYPSDEYWACAVKYDTAFGHHYCGTAKMGNSSDSMVVVDPQLRVSGISGLRVADASVMPQVTSNNIAAPVMMIEE; translated from the exons ATGACAAGAGAAGGATGTCATAAATTGGTCGTCC TTGAATATCCTCCGCAAGACGGCAAGGTGAGTACTATCAATGTATCAAGGGAGGTAGTTGTCTCCGCAGGCGCCCTCAAGACTCCCTTCATCCTCAAGCACTCCGGAATCGGACCCAAGGAGGAGCTGGAGAACTTCGACATCACGGTTGTTAAGGACTTGCCTGGTGTTGGCGAAAACTTCCATTACCACCCGACCTTTCCTGTAAGCTTCACCTTGAACGACCTCGACGAATACGACGACAGCTGGGCTGTTGCTGTTGAGTACCTCACGTTCCGAATCGGGCCTTTGTCATCCACTGGACTGACTCAGGTTGTAGGCGTCTTGTCGAACAACGATACCACTGATGAATGGCCCAACGTACAGCTCAAACCTGCTGGTTACCAGTCGGGTTGCGCTCCTGGTGAAATCGACGCCCTTAAAAGCTCAGGAAAACGTAGCGTGAGCATATCCGTTGGACGGCAGCACCCCGGCAGCAGAG GAAACATCACCCTGCGTTCGAGCAACGTCACTGACAAGCCCGTCTTCTCGGGAAATTTCCTGGGTGAGCAGGAAGATGTTGATGGTTTGGTCAGCGGTGTCAACTTGGCTTTGAAGTTGGCTGAAACTGAAGCCTTGAAGGCCTGGAATCTAACTTTGTCCACCACGACACTTTCCGGATGCGCAGACTACCATTACCCTAGTGACGAGTATTGGGCTTGCGCTGTCAAGTACGACACTGCTTTTGGACATCATTACTGTGGTACCGCCAAGATGGGCAATTCCTCCGATTCCATGGTAGTCGTCGATCCTCAGCTACGCGTTTCTGGAATCAGCGGACTTCGCGTTGCCGACGCGTCTGTCATGCCACAA GTCACATCAAACAACATTGCGGCACCCGTAATGATGATTGAAGAATGA